A portion of the Paenibacillus hamazuiensis genome contains these proteins:
- a CDS encoding AraC family transcriptional regulator, giving the protein MIRLKRWNISRALTKMILYMTLTMLLMVTLLSKILYDKFEQIGLKNAYEVNQKLLAQLAYNLDYMNETVRSISITQYFTPGNTLLMQAKDMDTFDKIKSVNAFHNIIVNNPLLHSAILYNHRTGDYHFIDSAEDRELMARFKENGDLPILKPIPRILNQEPVFTYFMYEKGDKDIFDNGALVLNVKMDWLRNELNKFINDDTNYMIVNNQGQVIIDAKNKFQPFETVRWQDFQGLNEARQSDSHMFAYTNNERRLVSFLDIPGTEWAFISDTPSDSVFHFILEVKRQTMLCAVLGMFFAVLVSVALSRIFYSPMGNLVKKVKSVAGEMGDAKDEADYIEKAFRISIDRYTAYKTSTQDLMKENAIKSLLMDSHSASAAGIESLRELSDFFRPGRFYFLVLLTFDQLKHYERMSTAEKQLVKFTVLNIAGEVFGEWEACEKTYLGDGEFVYLLGTNSPDIDSQMKTLHQNIRIFQSLFNRVHKSITMSAMIAKPSEENIKLPDLYKEAQRLRQYRLSFGSACVIESGAVLPQAAEPLYPANMEKKLVEAVKAKNPEGMKDAYVQFIAALGRCDEHRLMLSLLQLSLAIGQTLHETNRNRFEKMSVDPGRFQSDILQSDTLEEMEIQFFQLFEKIAAHSSQPIEMKHQVIVQSVIDYIHLHLADEDLSPKAIAAEFKLSVGHLGDLFKQVVETSISKYIFDLRMEKVKYLLRTTDKSVKEVAASAGLYNEANFYKAFKKEFGVTPNEYRLHTAVEGVKGSYPEKARKSGEMTV; this is encoded by the coding sequence ATGATCCGCCTGAAGCGATGGAACATTTCCAGGGCTTTGACGAAAATGATCCTGTATATGACACTAACGATGCTGTTAATGGTAACTCTTCTTTCCAAAATTTTATACGACAAGTTCGAACAAATCGGATTAAAAAACGCGTATGAGGTGAACCAAAAGCTGCTTGCCCAGCTTGCCTATAACCTGGATTATATGAATGAAACGGTGAGAAGCATATCGATCACGCAATATTTCACGCCCGGCAACACTTTGCTGATGCAGGCCAAAGATATGGACACTTTCGATAAGATTAAAAGCGTCAACGCGTTTCACAACATCATCGTCAACAACCCGTTGCTTCACTCCGCCATTCTCTACAACCACCGTACCGGGGATTATCATTTTATCGATTCCGCCGAAGACCGGGAACTGATGGCCCGTTTCAAGGAGAACGGAGACCTGCCGATCTTAAAGCCCATACCGCGCATTTTGAATCAGGAGCCGGTCTTTACGTATTTTATGTACGAAAAGGGGGACAAGGACATTTTCGACAACGGAGCTCTCGTTCTCAACGTGAAAATGGACTGGCTCCGCAACGAATTGAACAAATTCATTAACGACGATACCAATTACATGATAGTCAATAATCAAGGACAAGTTATCATCGATGCGAAAAATAAGTTTCAGCCGTTCGAAACGGTCCGCTGGCAGGATTTCCAGGGGTTGAACGAAGCAAGGCAATCGGACAGCCACATGTTTGCCTATACGAATAACGAAAGACGACTGGTTTCTTTCCTCGACATCCCGGGAACGGAATGGGCTTTCATCAGCGATACTCCTTCCGACAGCGTGTTTCATTTTATCCTCGAAGTGAAGCGGCAAACCATGTTATGCGCGGTATTGGGGATGTTTTTTGCCGTGCTTGTATCCGTCGCGCTTTCGCGAATATTTTATTCTCCGATGGGCAACTTGGTGAAGAAGGTAAAATCAGTAGCAGGTGAAATGGGAGATGCCAAGGACGAAGCCGACTATATTGAAAAAGCGTTCCGGATCAGCATCGATCGATATACGGCGTATAAAACGTCGACACAGGATCTGATGAAGGAAAACGCGATAAAATCGCTCTTGATGGACAGCCATTCGGCGTCTGCGGCGGGAATCGAAAGCTTAAGAGAGCTGTCCGATTTTTTCCGGCCGGGAAGGTTTTATTTCCTTGTTCTGCTTACTTTCGATCAATTGAAGCATTATGAAAGAATGTCTACCGCGGAGAAGCAGTTGGTCAAATTTACCGTGCTGAATATTGCCGGCGAAGTGTTCGGAGAATGGGAGGCCTGCGAAAAAACGTATTTGGGCGACGGAGAATTCGTATATTTGCTGGGGACAAATTCGCCCGACATAGATTCGCAGATGAAAACATTGCATCAAAATATCCGGATCTTTCAGTCGCTGTTCAACCGGGTTCACAAGTCAATAACGATGTCGGCGATGATCGCCAAACCGTCCGAAGAGAATATAAAGCTGCCTGATTTATACAAAGAAGCGCAGCGTTTGCGGCAGTATCGATTATCATTTGGAAGCGCTTGCGTAATCGAGAGCGGCGCCGTCCTGCCGCAAGCCGCAGAGCCGCTTTATCCCGCGAATATGGAAAAAAAGCTGGTGGAAGCGGTGAAGGCGAAAAACCCGGAGGGTATGAAGGACGCATATGTGCAGTTTATCGCAGCTCTGGGACGCTGTGACGAGCACCGCCTGATGCTTTCGCTGCTGCAGCTTTCGCTGGCCATCGGCCAAACGCTGCATGAAACGAACCGCAACCGGTTCGAGAAAATGAGCGTTGATCCGGGACGTTTTCAAAGCGACATTTTGCAGTCCGACACGCTTGAGGAAATGGAGATCCAATTTTTTCAGCTGTTTGAAAAGATCGCCGCGCACTCGTCCCAACCGATCGAAATGAAACATCAGGTCATCGTTCAGTCTGTGATCGATTACATTCATCTTCATCTGGCCGACGAGGATTTGAGTCCGAAAGCGATCGCGGCTGAATTCAAGCTATCGGTCGGACATTTGGGGGATCTGTTCAAGCAGGTCGTAGAGACGTCGATTTCCAAATACATATTCGATCTTCGTATGGAAAAGGTCAAATATTTGCTGAGAACAACGGACAAGAGCGTAAAAGAAGTTGCAGCCTCTGCAGGTCTTTACAACGAAGCGAACTTTTACAAGGCGTTCAAAAAGGAATTTGGCGTTACGCCAAACGAATACCGTCTGCATACGGCCGTCGAGGGAGTAAAGGGCTCTTATCCGGAAAAAGCGCGGAAATCCGGAGAAATGACAGTTTAA
- a CDS encoding ABC transporter permease, giving the protein MQGQIGQEQVGMRAAEAGIKVGSFGKGTSFRKRQARHLTILALPAVLLLFLFQYVPMGGIVLAFKNYRYDLGLWGSKWVGLDNFKFFFTSADAWRVTINTVSLNFMFIVAGTAGSVFFAILLHEINWKRLKQFYQTTMFFPYFLSWPVIALIVYALLNVDLGIVNKALEAFGFEPVFWYSEPEVWPYILLAVHFWKYVGHGAIIYYAGIMSFDRSFYEAAAVDGATTWQMRLYVTVPMLFPLVIILFLINMGNIFHAEFGLFYMVTQDSGVLYSTTDVIDTYVYRSLRVIGDIGMASAVGLYQAVVGFVLILSVNLLIRKYSAENALF; this is encoded by the coding sequence TTGCAGGGACAAATCGGGCAGGAACAGGTTGGTATGAGGGCGGCGGAAGCCGGAATAAAGGTCGGAAGCTTCGGGAAAGGAACGTCTTTTAGAAAGCGGCAAGCAAGACATCTGACTATTCTGGCGCTGCCTGCCGTGCTGTTGTTGTTTTTGTTTCAATATGTACCCATGGGAGGCATCGTGCTTGCTTTTAAAAACTACCGGTACGATCTCGGACTATGGGGCAGCAAGTGGGTTGGTCTGGACAACTTCAAGTTTTTTTTTACCTCCGCTGATGCGTGGAGAGTGACGATAAACACGGTCAGCCTGAATTTTATGTTTATTGTCGCCGGCACGGCGGGCTCCGTGTTTTTTGCGATTTTGCTTCATGAGATCAATTGGAAACGGTTGAAGCAATTTTATCAAACGACGATGTTTTTTCCGTATTTTTTATCGTGGCCGGTTATCGCATTGATTGTGTATGCGTTACTGAACGTCGATTTGGGAATCGTCAACAAGGCGTTGGAAGCGTTTGGTTTTGAGCCTGTTTTTTGGTATTCCGAGCCGGAAGTATGGCCGTATATATTGCTTGCGGTGCATTTCTGGAAGTATGTCGGGCACGGAGCGATTATTTATTACGCCGGAATTATGAGCTTCGACCGTTCCTTCTATGAAGCGGCGGCCGTGGACGGCGCGACGACATGGCAGATGCGTTTGTATGTAACGGTTCCCATGTTATTTCCGCTGGTCATCATTTTGTTCCTGATCAATATGGGTAATATTTTCCATGCCGAATTCGGTCTGTTTTATATGGTTACGCAGGACAGCGGAGTTTTGTATTCGACGACAGATGTCATCGACACGTATGTGTACCGTTCGTTAAGAGTGATCGGGGATATCGGCATGGCATCGGCCGTCGGCCTGTATCAAGCCGTCGTCGGCTTCGTGCTGATTTTGTCGGTCAATCTGTTGATTCGAAAATACAGTGCGGAAAACGCGTTGTTCTGA
- a CDS encoding carbohydrate ABC transporter permease, producing MTETQRRGTAWLNHIPLLILSFICIAPIALMISISLSSAESITAFGYSFFPHALDGKAYAYVLSASERIVRAYGVSLFVTLLGTCLSLLVVSMIAYPLSRRDYMHRGKLMFYVVFTMLFNGGLVPTYIFVSKYLHLKDTVWALILPYLAAPWFIAMLRTYFAQLSHEVIEAATVDGCSEFRILFTLVIPMSKPALATVGLLTVLRYWNDWFLGLLYIDDTHLYTLQLLLYVMMANIQELLKTAADTGILEIADFPSESARMAMALIVAGPMLLVFPFFQKYFVKGLTDGAVKG from the coding sequence ATGACTGAGACGCAACGCCGGGGGACCGCGTGGCTGAATCATATTCCGCTGCTGATCTTGTCGTTTATCTGCATAGCGCCTATCGCGCTGATGATTTCCATTTCGCTTTCCTCGGCGGAAAGCATTACGGCGTTCGGGTACTCGTTTTTTCCCCATGCGCTAGACGGGAAAGCTTATGCTTATGTTCTCTCGGCTTCGGAGCGCATCGTGCGGGCCTACGGCGTATCGCTTTTTGTTACGCTCCTGGGAACATGCTTGTCGCTGCTCGTCGTTTCCATGATCGCTTATCCGCTCTCGAGAAGGGATTATATGCATCGGGGCAAACTGATGTTTTATGTCGTGTTTACGATGCTCTTTAACGGAGGGCTCGTTCCCACTTACATTTTCGTATCCAAATATCTTCATTTGAAAGATACGGTTTGGGCATTGATTCTTCCGTACTTGGCAGCGCCGTGGTTCATCGCGATGCTGCGGACGTATTTCGCGCAATTGTCGCACGAGGTGATCGAAGCGGCTACCGTGGATGGCTGCAGCGAATTCCGCATTCTGTTCACGCTCGTGATTCCGATGAGCAAGCCGGCGCTCGCTACCGTCGGCCTGCTTACGGTGCTGCGCTATTGGAACGATTGGTTTCTCGGATTGCTTTACATCGACGATACGCATTTGTATACACTTCAGCTGCTTCTATACGTAATGATGGCCAATATTCAAGAGCTGCTGAAGACGGCGGCGGACACCGGGATTCTTGAAATTGCCGATTTTCCGTCCGAGTCGGCGAGAATGGCGATGGCGCTTATCGTTGCAGGCCCGATGCTGCTAGTATTTCCCTTTTTTCAAAAATATTTCGTAAAGGGACTGACTGACGGGGCGGTCAAAGGTTAG
- a CDS encoding ABC transporter substrate-binding protein, which yields MKQVLSLGTALLLAVSALAGCTAERDAGAEAPKTNNAGQAGAGALPPVKLVWLLRSSPQKDMAAVQEAFNKIVKEKINAEVEFNFIDGGVYDTKLKTMIAAGEPFDIAFASSSLGGDFYGSVAKGAYIPLDQLIQSYAPKTYASIPKDFWDAVTIDKKIYGVPNYQIVARQNGIDVQKRMLDKYGFNLNDVKRLEDLEPLLGKMKAGESKDNTAFYMAKSGAWKDMLTYYGYDSILSPMSPGTVKLGDTGLKVVNQYAEPSFKEHIRLMRSWYEKGYINKDVATAQVGSSGDGSLSLSLWNNIKPGGNAEVKVLLGGNDVVERVLDKPFVSTANISVTLQTISRTSKNPERAMMLIELMNTDKELYNLLCFGIENKHYKKVGENRIEPIAGSGYFPNKAWAFGNQFNAYLLPGQPDDVWQQTIELNNKADRSLLLGFNFNIEPVKAEIAQAQSVIDEYTPGLMTGSVDPDKYLPQFLDRLKAAGADKIIAEKQKQIDAWKASK from the coding sequence ATGAAGCAAGTTTTATCGCTAGGTACGGCCCTTTTATTAGCGGTTTCCGCATTGGCGGGGTGCACGGCGGAACGCGATGCGGGAGCGGAGGCACCCAAGACGAATAACGCAGGGCAGGCCGGGGCCGGTGCGCTGCCTCCGGTGAAGCTGGTATGGCTGCTGCGCAGCTCGCCGCAAAAGGATATGGCTGCAGTTCAAGAGGCATTTAACAAAATTGTCAAGGAAAAAATTAACGCCGAGGTGGAATTCAATTTTATCGACGGCGGCGTTTACGACACCAAACTAAAAACGATGATCGCGGCCGGCGAGCCGTTCGATATCGCCTTTGCCTCTTCGTCCTTGGGCGGAGATTTTTACGGAAGCGTTGCCAAGGGCGCATACATTCCGCTCGATCAGTTGATCCAATCTTACGCGCCGAAAACGTACGCGTCAATTCCGAAAGACTTCTGGGATGCGGTTACGATCGATAAGAAAATTTACGGCGTCCCGAATTACCAGATAGTCGCGAGACAAAACGGCATCGACGTTCAGAAAAGAATGCTGGACAAATATGGCTTCAATCTGAACGACGTGAAAAGACTGGAGGATCTGGAGCCGCTGCTAGGCAAGATGAAAGCGGGCGAGAGCAAGGACAACACGGCGTTTTACATGGCGAAATCGGGGGCCTGGAAAGATATGCTGACGTACTACGGGTACGATTCCATTCTTTCCCCGATGTCGCCCGGAACCGTGAAATTGGGCGATACCGGCCTCAAGGTCGTGAACCAATACGCCGAGCCGTCCTTTAAAGAGCATATCCGGCTGATGAGAAGCTGGTACGAGAAGGGCTACATAAACAAGGACGTTGCGACGGCCCAGGTCGGCAGCAGCGGGGACGGCAGCTTGTCGCTCAGCTTATGGAACAATATCAAGCCCGGGGGCAATGCGGAGGTGAAAGTGCTGCTCGGCGGCAACGACGTGGTGGAGCGCGTACTGGATAAGCCGTTTGTCTCCACCGCAAACATTTCCGTAACTTTGCAAACGATCAGCAGAACCTCGAAAAATCCGGAAAGAGCGATGATGCTGATCGAGCTGATGAACACGGACAAGGAGCTTTACAATCTGCTGTGCTTTGGCATCGAGAACAAACATTACAAGAAGGTCGGCGAAAACAGAATCGAGCCGATTGCTGGCAGCGGTTATTTCCCGAACAAAGCGTGGGCGTTCGGCAATCAGTTTAATGCGTATTTGCTGCCGGGACAGCCCGATGACGTATGGCAGCAAACGATAGAGCTGAACAATAAGGCCGACCGCTCGTTGCTGCTCGGTTTTAACTTCAACATCGAGCCGGTGAAGGCGGAAATCGCGCAAGCCCAATCGGTGATTGACGAATATACGCCGGGCCTTATGACAGGCTCCGTCGATCCCGACAAATACTTGCCGCAATTTTTGGACCGGCTGAAAGCGGCCGGCGCCGATAAAATCATTGCCGAAAAACAAAAGCAGATCGATGCCTGGAAAGCCTCCAAATAA